The following are encoded together in the Labrus mixtus chromosome 2, fLabMix1.1, whole genome shotgun sequence genome:
- the LOC132983217 gene encoding B-cell receptor CD22-like isoform X2, protein MLSTCYACAVHGYEESTSPSVCGHGHSCNRVMYNDRTICAFKGSSVDISCTYNSYGNRISKFWFSREQSHHPGYYKRPEDLSKASQYSDRFQVIETESGRSTLRISDLREGDSAEYRFKFRTGDFEWQSKFPGTSLTVKDPDLKVQVIWSAMGPRLICHSSCIHGGRSPFVWFKNETKIIEETSSSYEGLVDPADMYSCAYEGYHSFSVYAPTPPSVLMRPPGDIMRNSSVTLTCSSDANPAPRYTWYKKNQSLLKEPHLYLHSVQSADSGEYYCTAENMLGRRKSKYVSVNVKYCPQVATLSVSPSGKIVEGSTVTLTCSSDANPAANYTWYKENHKLLEGQESIYNFTNISSEDRGLYYCKSENQYGKVNSTSLFLDVHYGPKLPSVSVILSAEVVEGSSVTLICSSDANPAANHTWYKENEDSPKASGPIFTISDFRAELSGNYYCVAQNTLGRHTSAFHMMAIAGARTSAAVGTITAVVLAIILLTVFFWIRRKKSFIQQSTGSKRPDNIAQQNISPMCENASAASQRRLPEQQDPLSYVSASFKTRQMFSTPTSAQPGPTDDHRKRTERIKLNMQLSK, encoded by the exons ATGTTATCTACCTG TTATGCTTGTGCTGTACACGGATACGAAGAATCAACCTCgccttcagtgt gtggCCATGGTCATTCATGCAACAGAGTGATGTACAATGACAGAACAATCTGTGCCTTCAAAGGCTCATCAGTGGACATTTCCTGCACTTACAACAGTTATGGTAATAGAATATCAAAATTCTGGTTCAGTCGTGAACAAAGTCACCATCCGGGATATTATAAACGACCTGAGGACCTCAGTAAAGCCTCCCAGTATTCAGATCGTTTCCAGGTTATTGAAACAGAGAGCGGACGCTCCACTCTGAGAATCTCTGACCTGAGAGAGGGAGATTCAGCAGAATATCGCTTCAAATTCAGAACAGGAGATTTTGAATGGCAGAGCAAATTTCCTGGTACATCTCTGACTGTCAAAG ATCCTGATTTAAAGGTCCAGGTGATCTGGTCTGCTATGGGTCCAAGACTCATTTGTCACAGCAGCTGTATCCATGGAGGTCGCTCTCCCTTCGTTTGgttcaagaatgaaacaaaaattaTAGAAGAAACCTCTTCATCTTATGAAGGATTAGTCGACCCTGCAGACATGTATTCCTGTGCTTACGAGGGATATcactctttttctgtgt ATGCCCCGACACCTCCGTCAGTGTTGATGAGACCCCCTGGTGACATAATGAGGAACAGTTCAGTGACTCTGACCTGTAGCAGTGACGCTAACCCAGCACCTAGATACACCTGGTACAAGAAGAACCAATCACTGCTCAAAGAACCACACCTTTACCTCCACTCCGTCCAGTCTGCTGACTCTGGAGAGTATTACTGTACAGCTGAGAACATGCTGGGAAGGAGGAAATCAAAATATGTTTCTGTGAATGTGAAAT ATTGTCCACAGGTTGCAACTTTGTCAGTGAGTCCCTCTGGCAAGATAGTGGAGGGCAGTACAGTGACTCTGACCTGTAGCAGTGATGCTAACCCAGCAGCTAATTATACCTGGTACAAGGAGAACCACAAACTGCTTGAAGGACAGGAAAGCATTTATAATTTCACCAACATCAGCTCAGAGGACAGAGGGCTCTACTACTGCAAATCTGAAAACCAATATGGAAAAGTCAACTCCACTTCTCTATTTTTAGATGTTCATT ATGGTCCAAAGCTTCCCTCTGTGTCAGTAATTCTCTCTGCTGAGGTTGTGGAGGGCAGTTCGGTGACTTTGATATGTAGCAGTGATGCTAACCCAGCAGCTAACCACACCTGGTATAAGGAGAATGAAGACTCACCTAAAGCTTCAGGACCGATCTTCACCATCAGTGACTTCAGGGCTGAACTCAGTGGAAATTATTACTGTGTAGCCCAGAACACATTAGGACGTCATACTTCTGCCTTTCATATGATGGCCATTGCAG GGGCAAGGACTTCAGCAGCTGTAGGAACAATCACTGCTGTTGTCCTAGCTATCATTCTTCTCACTGTCTTCTTTTGGATAAG GAGAAAGAAGTCCTTCATACAACAATCCACTGGTAGTAAGAGACCCGATAACATAGCACAG CAAAATATAAGTCCAATGTGTGAGAACGCGTCAGCTGCATCACAGAGACGACTACCTGAACAGCAGGATCCCCTTAGCTATGTATCTGCTTCTTTCAAAACCAGGCAAATGTTCTCTACTCCAACGTCAGCCCAGCCCGGCCCCACAGACGATCacaggaagaggacagagaggatcAAATTGAATATGCAACTGTCCAAATAA
- the LOC132983217 gene encoding B-cell receptor CD22-like isoform X1, with the protein MDMSLTAAAMGFVVCLLSLSVVQGQDRWGIAYSTSWICALKGATVEISCTYRYPKMINGLPTTVEHTFWYRKLQDKVPFDLRADAEYAGRVQYHCEENSCTLRITDLRESDSAWYIFRFMTNQEGGSFSGARGVYLSVTGFQVQIYKSEPCKRHDCTWSHFVCKSKCYLPGQTSYIWYENGEKIQRPTSYSYEKYFYSANSYACAVHGYEESTSPSVCGHGHSCNRVMYNDRTICAFKGSSVDISCTYNSYGNRISKFWFSREQSHHPGYYKRPEDLSKASQYSDRFQVIETESGRSTLRISDLREGDSAEYRFKFRTGDFEWQSKFPGTSLTVKDPDLKVQVIWSAMGPRLICHSSCIHGGRSPFVWFKNETKIIEETSSSYEGLVDPADMYSCAYEGYHSFSVYAPTPPSVLMRPPGDIMRNSSVTLTCSSDANPAPRYTWYKKNQSLLKEPHLYLHSVQSADSGEYYCTAENMLGRRKSKYVSVNVKYCPQVATLSVSPSGKIVEGSTVTLTCSSDANPAANYTWYKENHKLLEGQESIYNFTNISSEDRGLYYCKSENQYGKVNSTSLFLDVHYGPKLPSVSVILSAEVVEGSSVTLICSSDANPAANHTWYKENEDSPKASGPIFTISDFRAELSGNYYCVAQNTLGRHTSAFHMMAIAGARTSAAVGTITAVVLAIILLTVFFWIRRKKSFIQQSTGSKRPDNIAQQNISPMCENASAASQRRLPEQQDPLSYVSASFKTRQMFSTPTSAQPGPTDDHRKRTERIKLNMQLSK; encoded by the exons ATGGATATGAGTTTAACTGCAGCAGCGATGGGATTTGTtgtctgtcttctctctttgtCAG TGGTACAGGGTCAAGATCGCTGGGGAATAGCTTACTCTACTTCTTGGATATGTGCTTTAAAAGGAGCAACAGTGGAGATAAGCTGCACCTACAGATACCCAAAGATGATCAATGGCCTGCCTACTACAGTTGAGCATACATTCTGGTATCGTAAACTGCAGGATAAAGTGCCCTTTGACCTGAGGGCCGACGCAGAGTATGCAGGTCGGGTGCAGTATCATTGTGAGGAAAACAGCTGCACTCTGAGAATAACAGACCTGAGAGAGAGCGACTCGGCTTGGTACATATTCAGGTTCATGACAAACCAAGAAGGTGGGAGTTTCAGTGGTGCTCGTGGAGTCTATTTGTCTGTTACAG GTTTCCAGGTGCAGATTTACAAATCAGAACCATGCAAAAGACATGACTGCACATGGTCGCATTTTGTGTGTAAAAGCAAATGTTATCTACCTGGTCAGACTTCCTACATCTGGTACGAGAATGGGGAGAAAATTCAGAGGCCAACGTCATATTcttatgaaaaatatttttattctgCAAACAGTTATGCTTGTGCTGTACACGGATACGAAGAATCAACCTCgccttcagtgt gtggCCATGGTCATTCATGCAACAGAGTGATGTACAATGACAGAACAATCTGTGCCTTCAAAGGCTCATCAGTGGACATTTCCTGCACTTACAACAGTTATGGTAATAGAATATCAAAATTCTGGTTCAGTCGTGAACAAAGTCACCATCCGGGATATTATAAACGACCTGAGGACCTCAGTAAAGCCTCCCAGTATTCAGATCGTTTCCAGGTTATTGAAACAGAGAGCGGACGCTCCACTCTGAGAATCTCTGACCTGAGAGAGGGAGATTCAGCAGAATATCGCTTCAAATTCAGAACAGGAGATTTTGAATGGCAGAGCAAATTTCCTGGTACATCTCTGACTGTCAAAG ATCCTGATTTAAAGGTCCAGGTGATCTGGTCTGCTATGGGTCCAAGACTCATTTGTCACAGCAGCTGTATCCATGGAGGTCGCTCTCCCTTCGTTTGgttcaagaatgaaacaaaaattaTAGAAGAAACCTCTTCATCTTATGAAGGATTAGTCGACCCTGCAGACATGTATTCCTGTGCTTACGAGGGATATcactctttttctgtgt ATGCCCCGACACCTCCGTCAGTGTTGATGAGACCCCCTGGTGACATAATGAGGAACAGTTCAGTGACTCTGACCTGTAGCAGTGACGCTAACCCAGCACCTAGATACACCTGGTACAAGAAGAACCAATCACTGCTCAAAGAACCACACCTTTACCTCCACTCCGTCCAGTCTGCTGACTCTGGAGAGTATTACTGTACAGCTGAGAACATGCTGGGAAGGAGGAAATCAAAATATGTTTCTGTGAATGTGAAAT ATTGTCCACAGGTTGCAACTTTGTCAGTGAGTCCCTCTGGCAAGATAGTGGAGGGCAGTACAGTGACTCTGACCTGTAGCAGTGATGCTAACCCAGCAGCTAATTATACCTGGTACAAGGAGAACCACAAACTGCTTGAAGGACAGGAAAGCATTTATAATTTCACCAACATCAGCTCAGAGGACAGAGGGCTCTACTACTGCAAATCTGAAAACCAATATGGAAAAGTCAACTCCACTTCTCTATTTTTAGATGTTCATT ATGGTCCAAAGCTTCCCTCTGTGTCAGTAATTCTCTCTGCTGAGGTTGTGGAGGGCAGTTCGGTGACTTTGATATGTAGCAGTGATGCTAACCCAGCAGCTAACCACACCTGGTATAAGGAGAATGAAGACTCACCTAAAGCTTCAGGACCGATCTTCACCATCAGTGACTTCAGGGCTGAACTCAGTGGAAATTATTACTGTGTAGCCCAGAACACATTAGGACGTCATACTTCTGCCTTTCATATGATGGCCATTGCAG GGGCAAGGACTTCAGCAGCTGTAGGAACAATCACTGCTGTTGTCCTAGCTATCATTCTTCTCACTGTCTTCTTTTGGATAAG GAGAAAGAAGTCCTTCATACAACAATCCACTGGTAGTAAGAGACCCGATAACATAGCACAG CAAAATATAAGTCCAATGTGTGAGAACGCGTCAGCTGCATCACAGAGACGACTACCTGAACAGCAGGATCCCCTTAGCTATGTATCTGCTTCTTTCAAAACCAGGCAAATGTTCTCTACTCCAACGTCAGCCCAGCCCGGCCCCACAGACGATCacaggaagaggacagagaggatcAAATTGAATATGCAACTGTCCAAATAA